One Carassius gibelio isolate Cgi1373 ecotype wild population from Czech Republic chromosome B18, carGib1.2-hapl.c, whole genome shotgun sequence DNA segment encodes these proteins:
- the LOC127977485 gene encoding dapper homolog 3, with protein sequence MEEERSRNKERLEASLTWLCELEILKQRQESLVLGALSLGDSVPGCPAWGDVGPARSSREQEHITLRRQLNKLQGAPSLLMLALQQQLSELRLDPGLTCEQNTEEDLDSPSASSSGFYEQIESLSPPLRSCSSPNLSVSCHRPRSMDAYMLDWEGYMEPTVHVPMPRSFSAPYPPLEGIAEGIEEEEEDEESPQWVTDQIADGSLTPEMSLTSDAEADPAVKIEDGPTEEDIQQAMRVETYILGLLQRRHLRSTAELRSDPDQWHDLHTYPPSYPQFEWQEWVTLSEVENDRESQDGYYINLPSAQAGPTSLSSEEPESSLEIDQYGVEEVHTSSNDSPRHPPVYIERRPTMTDTMKPHIHTCCNHTCVPTLSAAESHEQHQPTPSQKWALLWSLARRSPEERWTTQGDSQTKSTTRSRSEDNCVSQGWTAQPEHKYYTVGRDMGKHHSDELYPSNQRLWCSSADLSQEEDDGIFREDVNDFKLNQLPAKRTVQFVEQDLRVQEAATAPTDGSNSSLSETFSPGNSSVSSDSDESGGLVWPQQLPPRLTPSPSSSQNPSNAVVKIKASHALKKKIMRFRSGSLKLMTTV encoded by the exons ATGGAAGAAGAGCGCAGTCGCAATAAAGAGCGTCTGGAGGCCAGTTTGACGTGGCTGTGTGAGCTGGAGATCCTGAAGCAGCGGCAGGAGAGCCTGGTCCTCGGTGCCCTGTCCCTCGGGGACTCCGTGCCGGGATGCCCCGCTTGGGGTGATGTGGGTCCGGCCCGCAGCAGCAGAGAGCAGGAGCACATCACTTTAAGACGACAGCTG AACAAACTCCAGGGCGCCCCCAGCCTGCTAATGCTGGCACTGCAACAGCAGCTCAGTGAGTTGAGGTTGGATCCAGGACTCACATGTGAGCAGAATACAGAGGAGGATTTGGACAGTCCCAGCGCTTCAAGCTCAG GGTTTTATGAGCAAATTGAAAGTCTGTCTCCTCCACTGCGTTCCTGTTCCTCCCCAAACCTCAGTGTGTCCTGTCACAGGCCCAGATCTATGG ATGCCTACATgctggactgggagggttatatGGAGCCCACAGTACATGTCCCCATGCCCCGCTCATTTTCTGCCCCGTACCCCCCACTGGAGGGTATTGCGGAGGGAatagaggaggaagaagaagatgaagaaagtCCTCAGTGGGTTACAGATCAGATAGCTGATGGAAGCCTGACTCCAGAGATGAGCCTCACTTCTGATGCTGAGGCAGATCCTGCTGTGAAGATAGAAGATGGCCCAACGGAAGAAGACATCCAGCAGGCAATGCGTGTGGAGACGTACATCCTGGGACTCTTGCAGCGAAGGCATCTCAGATCTACAGCAGAACTCAGATCTGATCCCGATCAGTGGCATGACTTACACACATACCCACCAAGTTACCCACAGTTTGAGTGGCAGGAATGGGTAACTCTCTCTGAGGTAGAGAATGACCGTGAATCCCAAGATGGATATTACATCAACCTTCCCAGTGCCCAAGCTGGACCAACTTCCCTAAGCAGTGAAGAGCCAGAATCCTCCTTGGAAATTGATCAGTATGGAGTCGAAGAAGTCCACACCAGCAGCAACGACTCTCCTAGGCATCCACCGGTTTACATCGAACGCCGTCCCACAATGACAGACACCATGAAACCCCATATTCACACCTGCTGCAATCACACCTGCGTACCTACGTTGTCAGCTGCTGAGTCCCATGAGCAACACCAGCCCACTCCATCCCAAAAGTGGGCTCTTCTTTGGTCCCTAGCCAGAAGGAGTCCAGAGGAAAGGTGGACAACTCAAGGAGATAGCCAAACGAAGTCGACCACCCGCTCTCGGTCAGAAGACAATTGCGTATCTCAAGGGTGGACCGCCCAACCAGAGCACAAATATTATACTGTGGGACGGGACATGGGCAAGCATCATAGCGACGAACTGTATCCATCTAATCAGCGGCTGTGGTGCTCCTCGGCAGACCTCAGTCAAGAAGAAGATGACGGGATATTCAGAGAAGACGTTAATGATTTCAAACTAAATCAGTTACCTGCCAAACGCACCGTTCAATTTGTGGAGCAGGACCTGAGGGTGCAAGAGGCCGCTACTGCACCCACCGATGGGTCCAACTCCAGTCTGAGTGAGACTTTCTCTCCAGGAAACAGTTCGGTGTCCAGTGACTCAGATGAGAGCGGAGGGCTGGTCTGGCCTCAGCAACTGCCCCCTCGCTTGACACCGTCCCCTTCTTCTTCTCAGAATCCCTCCAATGCCGTGGTCAAGATTAAAGCCTCACATGCGCTCAAAAAGAAGATTATGCGATTTCGTTCAGGCTCCCTCAAACTCATGACCACGGTCTGA